From Cryobacterium sp. GrIS_2_6:
CCTGCCGAGCCTGGTCAGCCCATTCGGGGTCTACCTCGCCCGCATCTACGCCTCGGCGAGCGTGCCGGACGAACTGATCGAGGCGGCCCGCCTCGACGGTGCGGGCGAGGTGCGCACCTTCTTCACCGTCTCGGTGCGGATGATGGTGCCCGCCCTGGTCACCGTGTTCCTCTTCCAGTTCGTCGCGATCTGGAACAACTTCTTCCTGCCGTTGATCATGCTGCGCGACGAGACCTTGTTCCCGGTCACGCTCGGGCTCTACGGCTGGAACTCGCAGGTCAACCAGATCCCCGTGCTGCGCGACTACGTGCTGATCGGCGCGCTGCTGTCGATCATCCCGCTGATCATCATCTTCCTGCTCCTCCAACGCTTCTGGCGGAACGGCCTCAGCGCCGGCTCGGTCAAGTAGCCCCCTCACCTCACCTCCGCTTCACCCACAGCACCACCCGCCCGGAATGCCGGACGGTTCCTTTCCCAAGAGAAAAGAAGAAGACACATGCGAATGAAGAAAAGAGCGGTCGCCGTTGCCTTGCTCGCCGCAGCTTCGGTTGCGCTGACCGGCTGTGCCGCCTCGACGACAAGCTCCGGCACCGCAGCCGCAGCCTGCGCACCGTCCACCGGCAAGGTCGACCTGACCTTCACCACCTGGGTCCCCGGCATGGAGGATGCCGTCGCCGTCTGGAACAAGGCGAACCCCGACATCCAGGTGAAGGTGCAGACCGGACCCAACGGCAACGGCGGCACCTACCAGAACTTCTTCAACCAGCTCAAGGCCGGCAACGCGCCCGACCTCGGCCAGATCGAGTATGACGCGCTGCCGAACTTCCGCGTGCAGGACGGCCTGACCGACCTCGCCGCCTGCGCCGGCGTGCTCGACGCGAAGAAGGACTTCGTCGACTGGACCTGGGGACAGGTCAACTTCGGCGAGGACAATGCCGTGTACGCGATCCCGCAGGACGCCGGGCCCATGGCCATGTTCTACCGCGCCGACCTGTTCAAGGCCAACAACATCGCCATCCCGACCACGTGGGCCGAGTACACCGCCGCCGCAGAGAAGATCCGCGCGACCGGCGGCTACATCACCAACTTCTCGCAGAGCGACATCAACCAGTTCGCCGGACTCGTCTGGCAGGCCGGTGGCACCTGGTTCAAGAACGACGGCACCAACTGGACTGTGAACCTGACCGACCCGACGACGGCGAAGGTCGCCGCGTACTGGCAGGACCTGATCGACCGCGACCTAGTTTCGACCAACCCGCCGTGGACCGACGAGTGGAACAACGCGTACAACACCGGCAGCGACTGGACCTGGAACTCCGCCGCCTGGGGTGCCAACTCCATCGCGAGCGGTGCGCCGGACACGGCCGGCAAGTGGGCCGTCGCCGAGTCCCCGCAATGGGCCGCCGGCGACAAGGCCAGCGGAAACTGGGGCGGTTCCTCGACCGCCGTCTTCAAGGGATCGAAGCACCCCTATGAGGCCGCGAAGTTCGCGCTCTGGCTGAACACCTCCGATGAGGCGCTCACCCTGCTGAACAAGTCCGCCAACCTGTACCCGGCGGCCAAGTCCGGTCTGGAACTGCCCGCGCTCAAGGCCGGAGTCGACTTCTATGGTGGCCAGGCCATCTACGACGTCTTCTCGAAGGCATCCTCGCAGGTCTCGCCCGACTTCGTCTGGGGTCCGACCATGACGCAGACGTACAACGATGTCTCCGACGGGTTCAAGGCCGCGGTCACCAAGAAGGGCACCCTGATCGGCGCCCTCAAGACCGGCCAGACGGCTACGATTGCGGCCATGACGGCGCAGTCGATTCCCGTCAACAAATAGGGCCCTCCCAGCAGCTCCCCGGGAGCGATCCGTACCGACCCGTTCACGCAGTGTGAGCAGTTAGCAGCGATCCACGTGACTCACACTCCGTCGACGGACTCCCCTGCGGGTCTGTACTACCTCCGTGCCGCGGGCACCAGCCTTGTGCTGGACGCCCGCGGCACGGCCGTTCCCGCGATCGTGCACTGGGGCGCCGACCTCGGTGCGCTCTCCGTGCCCGAGCTGGCCGCGCTCGCCGACGCCGCGATTCCCGCGGTCCCGCCGAGCTCGATCGACGTGCCCCTGCGGCTCTCGCTGCTGCCGACGCTCGCCGAAGGGTGGAGCGGCCGGCCGGGACTGAGTGGCTTCCGGCGCGGCGCCGCCGGTTCCGGCGGTTCCGCCGGCTCGATCGGTACCGTTCGGCCGGCTGATCTCGCGCTACGGCTCGAGGCGGTGCAGAGCCGGGGTGCGCGGTCGCTCCGAATCGACACGGCGGATGCCGCGGCATCCGTCTCGGTGTCGACCGACCTTGAACTCACGGTCGAGGGGGTGCTGCGCGTGCGGCACACCCTGACCAACACGGGTGACACCGACTTCGAACTCGGCTCGCTCGACATGACCCTGCCCGTACCCGACCGGGCCGGCGAACTCCTCGATTTCACCGGGCTGTGGAGCCACGAACGCCGCCCGCAGCGCACGAGACTCGCGCACGGCGTCTGGAGCCGCGAGAGCCGGCACGGCCGGCCTGGCCACGACGACCCGTTCCTCTCGGTCGCCGGGGTGCCCGGATTCGGGTTCCGCCGCGGTGAGGTCTGGGCGGTGCACCTCGCCTGGAGCGGCGACAAGCGGGTCTGGGCGGAGCGCTCGACCCTCGGCACCGCAACCCTCGGCAGCGGCGAACTGCTCGCCCCCGGGGAACTGGGACTGCCCGCCGGGGCCGGCTACACCTCGCCGTGGACCGTGGCCGCGTACTCGGCGGCCGGGCTCGACGGGCTGTCGGCGCGGCTGCATCCGTGGATTCGGTCGCGGGCGCAGCCTGCTGCGGTCTCGGCAGCGCCCGAGATCGCAGCCCACACCGTGGCCGCGTCGCGCGCGGCCACCCGTCCGGCCGCGGCACCGCGAACTCTGCGCCCGGTCGTGCTCAACACCTGGGAAGCCGTGTACTTCGACCACGACCTGCCGACGCTCACCCGGCTGGTCGAGGCCGCCGCGCGGGTCGGGGTCGAGCGGTTCGTGCTCGACGATGGCTGGTTCACCGGCCGCACCGACGACAGACGCGCCCTGGGCGACTGGTCCGTCGACCCCGTGACCTGGCCGGGCGGCCTGCACCCGCTGGTCGAACGGGTGCACGCGGCAGGGCTCTCCTTCGGGCTCTGGGTCGAACCGGAAATGGTGAGCCTCGACTCCGAGCTCGCTCGGGCGCATCCGGAATGGGTGCTGGGTGCGGCCGGCTCGCTCGAATGGCGCTTCCAGCGGGTGCTCGACCTGGGCAATCCGGATGCGTTCGCGTACGTGCTCGCCCGGCTCACGGCCCTGCTCGACGAGTACCCGATCGCCTATCTGAAGTGGGACCACAACCGGGACCTGCTCGGCGGCTCGGCGCATCGCCAGACCGAGGCCGTCTACCGACTGATCGGGACGCTCCGCGCCGCGCACCCGGGGCTCGAGATCGAGTCCTGCGCCTCGGGCGGGGCCCGGATCGACCTCGGCATCCTGCCTCTCGTCGACCGGGTCTGGACAAGCGACACCAACGATCCGCTCGAACGGCAGCAGATCCAGCGGTACACCGGGGTGCTCGTGCCGCCGGAATTCCTCGGCGGGCACCTCGGTGCCGCGACCGCGCACACCACGGGCCGCACCGCGTCGCTCGGCTTCCGGCTGGCGACGGCGCTCTTCGGCAGCGCCGGCATCGAGTGGGACCTCACCCGCGCCTCGGCCGGCGAGCTCGACGCCGTCGCCGGGTGGATTGCGGAATACAAAAGGCTGCGTCCGCTGCTGCACTCGGGTGTCGTTGTTCACGCGGATGCGTCGGACCCCGCGCTCGAGCTGCACGGCGTCGTGGCCGGGGACGGGGCATCCGCTG
This genomic window contains:
- a CDS encoding carbohydrate ABC transporter permease, with product MIVMGVFTLYFLVPVWWLLVAATKDRAQFTGTNALWFADFSLFQNIGALVSYRDGVYLKWMLNSALYAGLGALVGTIIAGMCGYALAKYRFPGRELIFNVVLGGVLVPATALALPLFLIFSQISLTNTFWSVFLPSLVSPFGVYLARIYASASVPDELIEAARLDGAGEVRTFFTVSVRMMVPALVTVFLFQFVAIWNNFFLPLIMLRDETLFPVTLGLYGWNSQVNQIPVLRDYVLIGALLSIIPLIIIFLLLQRFWRNGLSAGSVK
- a CDS encoding extracellular solute-binding protein; its protein translation is MRMKKRAVAVALLAAASVALTGCAASTTSSGTAAAACAPSTGKVDLTFTTWVPGMEDAVAVWNKANPDIQVKVQTGPNGNGGTYQNFFNQLKAGNAPDLGQIEYDALPNFRVQDGLTDLAACAGVLDAKKDFVDWTWGQVNFGEDNAVYAIPQDAGPMAMFYRADLFKANNIAIPTTWAEYTAAAEKIRATGGYITNFSQSDINQFAGLVWQAGGTWFKNDGTNWTVNLTDPTTAKVAAYWQDLIDRDLVSTNPPWTDEWNNAYNTGSDWTWNSAAWGANSIASGAPDTAGKWAVAESPQWAAGDKASGNWGGSSTAVFKGSKHPYEAAKFALWLNTSDEALTLLNKSANLYPAAKSGLELPALKAGVDFYGGQAIYDVFSKASSQVSPDFVWGPTMTQTYNDVSDGFKAAVTKKGTLIGALKTGQTATIAAMTAQSIPVNK
- a CDS encoding alpha-galactosidase, translated to MTHTPSTDSPAGLYYLRAAGTSLVLDARGTAVPAIVHWGADLGALSVPELAALADAAIPAVPPSSIDVPLRLSLLPTLAEGWSGRPGLSGFRRGAAGSGGSAGSIGTVRPADLALRLEAVQSRGARSLRIDTADAAASVSVSTDLELTVEGVLRVRHTLTNTGDTDFELGSLDMTLPVPDRAGELLDFTGLWSHERRPQRTRLAHGVWSRESRHGRPGHDDPFLSVAGVPGFGFRRGEVWAVHLAWSGDKRVWAERSTLGTATLGSGELLAPGELGLPAGAGYTSPWTVAAYSAAGLDGLSARLHPWIRSRAQPAAVSAAPEIAAHTVAASRAATRPAAAPRTLRPVVLNTWEAVYFDHDLPTLTRLVEAAARVGVERFVLDDGWFTGRTDDRRALGDWSVDPVTWPGGLHPLVERVHAAGLSFGLWVEPEMVSLDSELARAHPEWVLGAAGSLEWRFQRVLDLGNPDAFAYVLARLTALLDEYPIAYLKWDHNRDLLGGSAHRQTEAVYRLIGTLRAAHPGLEIESCASGGARIDLGILPLVDRVWTSDTNDPLERQQIQRYTGVLVPPEFLGGHLGAATAHTTGRTASLGFRLATALFGSAGIEWDLTRASAGELDAVAGWIAEYKRLRPLLHSGVVVHADASDPALELHGVVAGDGASAVFAYVALAAPRTALPASLRFPGLDPDARYTVRPLTIRGAADPGAERSGAGESGVPSVEPRVIQDAAPAWLQHGSVTLSGTVLAEVGLPAPLLAPEQAALFELTRL